The following are from one region of the Periophthalmus magnuspinnatus isolate fPerMag1 chromosome 5, fPerMag1.2.pri, whole genome shotgun sequence genome:
- the fblim1 gene encoding filamin-binding LIM protein 1: protein MATAAPPKRMVSSVFITLASPYRGTVTQQQRPTLQAHSSPVIDNQQTAVRISPTNISPRATQKTNNNMTNGVRAKSKAETLVGTAKQIPSRVAQSGSITAKPQENIKPKDLLPTSPSPAALPSSMGTILLQEMPPPPLPPAQQTPVRTLTPGQQPVYSGEVETSTPSSGFKKNMMEEPIHNTNPDISEDSKDVCGFCRKSVNLSEPAIEALNRTYHEACFQCRSCHIPLAGKQYFNKAGIPLCEDCYQASLELCWACGEVIKYQVMRALERAYHPQCFMCTTCKQQIGEQRFAQGEVGEVYCLPDYYRKYAPKCNACNQLIIPKEDGTDSFTIECLGNSYHEDCYRCEMCFINLTPEPNERGCYPLDGKLLCKACHLSLVSAHGQ from the exons ATGGCCACTGCAGCTCCTCCTAAAAGAATGGTGTCATCAGTCTTCATCACTCTAGCATCTCCGTATCGAGGCACAGTGACCCAGCAGCAGCGCCCAACTCTCCAAGCTCACAGCTCCCCGGTCATAGACAACCAGCAAACTGCAGTCCGCATCAGTCCCACCAACATATCACCTAGAGCCACACAAAAGACAAACAACAATATGACAAATGGAGTTAGGGCTAAAAGCAAAGCCGAAACTCTAGTAGGTACAGCTAAACAAATCCCTTCAAGAGTTGCTCAATCTGGATCAATTACAGCAAAACCTCAGGAGAACATAAAACCAAAAG aTCTGCTCCCCACTTCCCCATCTCCTGCTGCACTACCTTCTTCCATGGGAACAATTCTTTTACAAGAAATGCCCCCTCCACCTCTGCCCCCAGCCCAGCAGACCCCAGTGCGCACTTTGACCCCAGGCCAGCAGCCGGTTTACAGCGGAGAG gTGGAAACAAGTACTCCATCTAGTGGGTTCAAGAAAAACATGATGGAGGAACCAATCCACAACACAAATCCAGACATAAGTGAAGACAGTAAAG ATGTGTGTGGCTTCTGTCGAAAGTCAGTGAATCTAAGTGAACCAGCGATAGAAGCTTTGAACAGGACTTACCATGAGGCCTGCTTCCAGTGCAGATCATGTCACATCCCGCTGGCGGGTAAACAATACTTCAACAAAGCGGGAATCCCTCTGTGTGAAGACTGCTACCAG GCAAGTCTGGAGCTCTGCTGGGCCTGTGGAGAAGTTATCAAATATCAAGTGATGCGTGCACTAGAACGGGCCTACCATCCCCAATGCTTTATGTGTACAACATGTAAACAGCAGATTGGGGAGCAGCGATTTGCCCAAGGGGAAGTTGGGGAAGTGTATTGCCTGCCAGATTACTACAG GAAATATGCTCCCAAATGTAATGCTTGCAATCAACTAATAATTCCAAAAGAAGATGGCACTGACAGCTTCACGATTGAATGCCTGGGAAACTCCTATCACGAGGACTGCTATAGATGTGAG atgtgttttattaaCCTGACTCCTGAACCCAATGAGCGGGGCTGCTATCCTCTGGACGGGAAGCTCCTGTGTAAAGCATGTCATCTCTCCTTGGTCTCTGCACATGGACAGTGA